In Reichenbachiella agarivorans, one genomic interval encodes:
- a CDS encoding putative signal transducing protein — translation MSDWQKVYSDRNEYRANIVVAVLEDFGLQPVLVNKKDTAYQLGNFEVHVAPDHVIRAIKIIKDDINFN, via the coding sequence ATGAGTGATTGGCAAAAGGTATATTCTGACAGAAATGAATACCGCGCCAATATCGTAGTGGCTGTATTAGAAGATTTTGGGCTTCAGCCTGTGTTGGTCAACAAGAAGGACACTGCATACCAACTGGGGAATTTTGAAGTGCACGTGGCTCCTGATCATGTGATCAGAGCAATTAAGATTATAAAAGATGACATCAACTTCAATTAA
- a CDS encoding CPBP family intramembrane glutamic endopeptidase: protein MSQSLPVGKSPFVQLLLVVAYAAAGLFIFQFFSLAIVFAISGLEFEQFMTDMSNPIGQPEFKNYMLFVQFLPSLVSFIVIPLLFIYKNEGRPVFSDLKFNELNIPSVFIAVGLTICLIIVDSVVIEWNMNIQFPEPFHTWASDKEEAMKVLTEYLTDFSSPMYFLAAFVTIAIVPAIGEELLFRGLIQKYLWFITKNPHVAIWLTAIFFSAFHIQFFGFVPRMLLGAFFGYLYYFSGNLIYAMLGHFVNNGLTVLMLYLYQNNWVSYDIENTDSIPLETVVIFAIIGIGLFVLYAKQFKNRLAYE from the coding sequence ATGTCTCAATCACTCCCTGTGGGGAAAAGTCCTTTTGTGCAATTGTTGTTGGTAGTGGCTTATGCCGCCGCAGGACTGTTCATCTTTCAATTTTTCAGTTTAGCCATTGTTTTTGCGATCTCTGGATTAGAGTTTGAGCAGTTTATGACAGACATGTCCAATCCAATAGGCCAACCGGAATTTAAGAATTACATGCTGTTTGTGCAGTTTTTGCCCTCCTTGGTTAGCTTTATTGTCATCCCATTGTTATTTATCTATAAAAATGAAGGTCGCCCTGTTTTCTCCGATTTGAAGTTCAATGAACTCAATATACCATCCGTTTTTATTGCGGTAGGGTTGACCATCTGCTTGATCATTGTAGACAGTGTTGTGATTGAGTGGAACATGAATATTCAGTTTCCAGAGCCTTTTCATACATGGGCCAGTGACAAAGAAGAAGCGATGAAGGTATTGACGGAGTACCTCACGGACTTTAGCAGCCCTATGTATTTTTTAGCAGCATTTGTGACGATTGCGATTGTTCCAGCTATTGGAGAGGAACTGTTGTTCAGAGGGTTGATTCAAAAATATCTTTGGTTCATCACCAAAAACCCTCATGTAGCGATTTGGCTGACAGCTATATTTTTCAGTGCTTTTCATATTCAGTTTTTTGGATTCGTGCCTAGGATGTTGTTGGGGGCATTTTTTGGGTATTTATACTACTTTTCTGGGAATTTGATTTATGCTATGCTGGGTCATTTTGTCAACAATGGATTGACGGTTCTGATGTTATATTTGTATCAAAACAATTGGGTATCCTATGATATTGAAAATACCGATTCGATTCCTTTGGAAACGGTGGTCATATTCGCTATTATAGGCATCGGACTTTTTGTGCTTTATGCAAAACAGTTTAAAAACCGGCTGGCTTATGAGTGA